A genomic segment from Moorena sp. SIOASIH encodes:
- the rpe gene encoding ribulose-phosphate 3-epimerase, translating into MSNTLSQKQVVIAPSILSADFSRLGEEIKAVDAAGADWIHVDVMDGRFVPNITIGPLVVKAIRPITEKPLDVHLMIVEPEKYVADFAKAGADIISVHAEHNASPHLHRTLCQIKEFGKQAGVVLNPSSSLDLIEYVLEVCDLILIMSVNPGFGGQSFISEVVPKIRKLRQMCDERGLSPWIEVDGGLKVNNTWQVLEAGANAIVAGSAVFKAPDYAEAISGIRNSKRPEPELVTA; encoded by the coding sequence ATGAGCAACACCCTATCCCAAAAGCAAGTTGTTATTGCCCCTTCTATCCTGTCAGCTGATTTTAGCCGACTGGGAGAAGAAATTAAGGCTGTGGATGCCGCAGGCGCTGATTGGATTCATGTTGATGTAATGGATGGTAGATTTGTCCCTAACATCACCATTGGTCCTCTAGTTGTTAAAGCCATTCGCCCGATTACCGAAAAGCCACTGGATGTCCACTTGATGATTGTGGAACCAGAAAAGTATGTCGCAGACTTTGCTAAGGCAGGTGCTGATATTATATCCGTTCATGCTGAACACAACGCTTCACCCCATCTGCACCGCACTCTCTGTCAGATTAAAGAATTTGGTAAGCAAGCAGGTGTTGTACTTAACCCCTCCTCATCCTTGGATTTAATTGAGTACGTCCTAGAAGTCTGTGACTTGATCCTGATTATGAGCGTCAATCCTGGCTTTGGTGGTCAAAGCTTTATCTCAGAGGTTGTACCAAAAATCCGCAAACTGCGTCAGATGTGTGATGAGCGTGGTCTTTCTCCCTGGATTGAAGTTGATGGGGGACTCAAGGTGAACAATACCTGGCAAGTGCTAGAAGCTGGAGCGAATGCGATTGTGGCTGGCTCGGCTGTATTCAAGGCACCAGATTACGCAGAGGCAATTAGCGGTATTCGTAACAGCAAGCGCCCTGAACCCGAATTAGTAACTGCTTAA
- a CDS encoding family 10 glycosylhydrolase, producing the protein MYNSFVKRRQHRQGLHRSLIAALAVGSSLLSQCWLVPTAEAKTKAYCHFTQEAIAQKESLRVNSLKENSNSKISYQTIIQEHASFLQQCRSQTWPKNQAIWVRLYPCDARPGALEEILDRLVNQGYNQVYVEVFYDGRVLLPKADNRTPWPSVIQQPGTENVDLLAQAIQKGRERGLQVYAWMFTMNFGYTYGHRAERQQILARNGRGETSLSVVKDGSQVFIDPYNRQAQVDYYEMLKGVLKRRPDGILFDYIRYPRGSGSQSVASSVKDLWIYSDAAKQALYQRAGNNQGKELIRRYLSKGSISTRDIKAVKKLYPDEETPLWQGRTPSPRESTRTIQWQLWQLSVAHAAQGILDFLKLGELAAERAGVQAGAVFFPDGNQVVGRMGYDSRLQPWEHFPRSLEWHPMSYGVCGHTGCIANLVKRVFKWASSETDVKPALAGTWGRSIKNRPSLENQMQALRRVTPQINSVSHFAFSWQNPEFDRERKFCRL; encoded by the coding sequence ATGTATAACAGTTTTGTTAAACGGAGGCAACACCGGCAAGGTCTACATCGTAGCTTGATTGCCGCCCTTGCAGTAGGAAGTAGTCTGTTGAGTCAGTGTTGGTTGGTACCAACCGCTGAGGCAAAAACAAAAGCTTATTGCCACTTTACTCAGGAAGCGATCGCTCAAAAAGAAAGCTTAAGAGTTAATTCCTTAAAGGAGAACTCAAACTCTAAAATCAGCTACCAAACCATTATCCAGGAACACGCCAGTTTCTTACAGCAGTGTCGTTCCCAAACCTGGCCGAAGAATCAAGCGATTTGGGTGCGCTTATATCCCTGTGATGCTCGTCCTGGAGCCCTTGAGGAAATCCTCGACCGTCTTGTTAACCAAGGCTACAATCAGGTCTACGTTGAAGTATTTTACGATGGTCGCGTTCTTTTACCAAAGGCAGATAATCGTACTCCTTGGCCGTCAGTCATACAACAACCGGGAACTGAGAACGTAGATTTATTAGCCCAGGCGATTCAAAAAGGTCGTGAGCGGGGTTTGCAGGTATATGCCTGGATGTTTACCATGAATTTTGGTTATACCTACGGTCATCGTGCCGAGCGGCAACAGATTCTTGCCCGCAATGGTCGGGGAGAGACCAGTTTGTCGGTAGTTAAGGATGGCTCTCAAGTATTTATCGACCCTTACAACCGACAAGCCCAGGTAGACTACTATGAGATGCTTAAGGGTGTATTAAAGCGACGCCCCGATGGGATTTTATTCGACTACATTCGCTATCCCCGTGGTTCAGGTTCCCAGTCTGTGGCCAGCAGTGTCAAGGATCTTTGGATTTACAGTGATGCAGCTAAGCAAGCCCTATATCAACGGGCTGGTAACAATCAAGGTAAGGAGCTAATTCGGCGCTATCTGAGTAAGGGTTCCATTAGCACTAGGGATATAAAAGCTGTCAAAAAGCTCTACCCTGATGAAGAAACCCCCCTCTGGCAAGGTCGCACTCCTTCCCCAAGAGAGAGTACTCGAACTATACAATGGCAGTTGTGGCAACTCAGTGTTGCTCACGCTGCCCAAGGGATATTAGACTTTCTCAAATTAGGCGAATTGGCAGCAGAGCGAGCTGGGGTACAAGCTGGTGCAGTGTTTTTCCCTGATGGCAACCAAGTTGTAGGTCGCATGGGTTATGATTCGAGACTACAGCCTTGGGAACATTTTCCCCGTTCCCTGGAATGGCATCCCATGTCTTATGGTGTTTGTGGTCACACCGGTTGTATTGCCAATTTAGTCAAACGGGTGTTTAAGTGGGCATCGTCGGAAACAGACGTAAAACCAGCATTAGCAGGAACTTGGGGAAGATCCATAAAAAATCGTCCTTCCCTGGAAAACCAGATGCAGGCACTGCGTCGAGTGACACCACAAATTAACTCAGTCAGCCATTTTGCCTTCTCTTGGCAAAATCCAGAATTTGACCGCGAGCGAAAGTTTTGCCGATTATAG
- a CDS encoding HetZ-related protein 2, with amino-acid sequence MAKLADKLEREWQSRLLSDFPNQNPATSSSIVQWLIGEDKEGFETLTQSKLVIAVQAMEYRYRILQQRYLGVPPERSYRNLTTRLASLVTLRNKIRTWVSLSRDRQRAVVDVLQEVIQELLNSDRYIQKQIAWIRQCTKEEPLRNALLLTTLEEYCLRPIRNQPLVVYRFVNFLRRSQRGGMTHVPEGDMVRLVSESINPEGETDAPVSLLDNQAITNYQHKQAWEDKQSLRMSVSKEFEAYLEKNLGSEAAQWLRLYLQGQSQEAIARRLDWPIKKVYRLREKISYHAIRVFSINGVKGKPDLVASWLETSYTEHSFGLTPRQWQEYQQKLTPEQQQLLDQMKAGHTFEAIANDLNWRTNQVMGEWNKLYLAAQALRSASAS; translated from the coding sequence AGTGGTTAATTGGAGAAGATAAAGAGGGGTTTGAAACTCTCACTCAGAGCAAACTGGTAATCGCTGTCCAAGCCATGGAGTATCGTTACAGAATTTTGCAACAGCGTTATTTGGGGGTGCCACCAGAACGTTCCTATCGCAATTTGACCACCCGCTTAGCTAGTCTAGTTACCTTACGCAATAAAATCCGCACTTGGGTGTCCCTAAGTCGCGATCGCCAAAGGGCTGTGGTGGATGTTCTCCAAGAAGTGATTCAGGAATTATTAAATAGCGATCGCTATATCCAAAAGCAAATTGCCTGGATTAGACAATGTACCAAGGAAGAACCGCTGCGCAATGCTTTATTATTAACTACTCTTGAAGAGTATTGTCTGCGCCCGATTCGCAACCAGCCCTTAGTTGTCTATCGGTTTGTCAACTTTCTGCGTCGGTCTCAACGTGGCGGTATGACCCATGTGCCGGAAGGAGACATGGTACGTTTAGTGTCAGAGTCAATCAACCCGGAAGGGGAAACCGATGCCCCAGTGAGTCTATTGGATAACCAAGCCATTACTAATTATCAACATAAGCAGGCTTGGGAAGACAAACAAAGCCTAAGGATGTCCGTATCTAAGGAATTTGAGGCTTACTTAGAGAAAAACTTAGGGTCTGAGGCTGCCCAATGGCTGCGACTTTACTTGCAAGGTCAATCTCAAGAGGCGATCGCTCGTCGCCTAGATTGGCCGATCAAGAAGGTCTATCGTCTACGGGAAAAAATTAGCTACCATGCCATTCGTGTCTTTTCCATCAATGGGGTAAAAGGCAAGCCAGACTTAGTAGCCAGTTGGCTGGAAACATCCTACACTGAGCACAGCTTTGGACTAACCCCAAGGCAATGGCAAGAATATCAGCAAAAACTGACCCCTGAACAACAGCAGTTGCTGGATCAGATGAAAGCTGGTCATACCTTCGAAGCGATCGCTAACGATCTTAACTGGAGAACTAACCAGGTGATGGGTGAATGGAACAAACTCTATCTAGCAGCTCAAGCCCTGCGCAGTGCTTCGGCAAGTTGA
- a CDS encoding CAAD domain-containing protein — MASNPQASAYTQSSTNETTLEDEKQLKVDLKVDKPGAIAKLTAPEPGLTQPWQEWLQTLTEILSQLPEYIGGFVSNYQKPLLTVGLLLAGFITVKVTLAVLDAINDIPLMAPLFELVGIGYTIWFVARYLLKVETRQELSGEIQSLKGQFIAKK; from the coding sequence ATGGCGTCAAATCCCCAAGCATCTGCATATACTCAGAGCAGCACCAATGAAACTACCCTGGAGGATGAAAAACAGCTGAAAGTAGACCTCAAAGTTGACAAACCTGGTGCTATAGCCAAACTCACTGCTCCTGAGCCAGGACTGACCCAACCGTGGCAAGAATGGTTGCAAACTCTTACAGAAATTTTGTCACAATTGCCGGAATATATCGGCGGATTTGTTAGCAATTACCAAAAACCCTTGCTTACCGTTGGTCTTTTGCTGGCTGGGTTCATTACTGTTAAGGTCACGTTGGCAGTCCTGGATGCAATTAACGATATTCCCCTGATGGCACCGTTGTTTGAATTAGTGGGTATTGGCTATACCATCTGGTTTGTAGCTCGTTATCTACTCAAAGTCGAAACACGCCAAGAATTATCAGGGGAGATTCAATCCCTTAAAGGTCAGTTTATAGCTAAAAAGTGA